A single Corticium candelabrum chromosome 12, ooCorCand1.1, whole genome shotgun sequence DNA region contains:
- the LOC134187691 gene encoding uncharacterized protein LOC134187691, translating to MATLKSCAGGKGSSKKQTSISGYVHYSHLQLIQKISIRVAVHAVFHTIGFFSRGQVSDNSQKSEEVQGTVELDSEVSLTDGQGTEQVTPSEVSTAAGPSSGLVLEAANVLVGPHQPRSKDLFGGSFPRRQILRQRRSFQETWYSQFPWLEYSEKVDSAFCFACRLAEQSGKHGHYDACFTERGFRNWKTALDDYRKHESSHVHCLAAAVWNQARHVAESGTSVAQSVSTAHQLRITLNRRNLGKVFETILYLGRQSIALRGHDETEDCTNRGNFLELLHLRASDNPELEQHLQGTFTFSSR from the exons ATGGCGACTCTGAAAAGTTGTGCAGGAGGGAAAGGAAGTTCCAAGAAGCAGACGTCTATTTCAG GTTACGTACACTACTCACATCTTCAGCTAATTCAGAAG ATCTCTATACGCGTGGCAGTTCACGCTGTTTTTCATACGATAGGATTCTTCTCCCGCGGTCAAGTTTCTGACAACTCGCAAAAGTCTGAAGAAGTTCAAGGAACAGTCGAGTTAGATTCAGAAGTCAGCCTCACTGATGGTCAAGGCACCGAACAAGTGACACCTAGCGAGGTTTCTACCGCTGCTGGGCCTTCCAGTGGATTGGTTCTAGAAGCCGCTAACGTTCTAGTAGGCCCTCATCAACCTCGATCCAAAGATTTGTTTGGTGGAAGTTTTCCGAGGAGGCAAATTTTGCGTCAGCGAAGAAGTTTTCAGGAGACTTGGTATTCCCAGTTCCCTTGGCTGGAGTATAGTGAGAAGGTGGATTCTGCATTTTGTTTTGCGTGTCGCCTAGCTGAGCAGAGCGGAAAGCATGGCCACTACGATGCATGCTTTACTGAAAGAGGCTTTCGAAACTGGAAAACGGCACTAGATGACTACAGAAAGCACGAGTCTTCGCATGTGCACTGCTTGGCGGCAGCTGTGTGGAATCAGGCAAGACATGTTGCCGAATCGGGCACGTCTGTAGCCCAGTCTGTCAGTACTGCGCACCAATTAAGAATAACCTTGAACAGACGAAATCTCGGGAAAGTGTTTGAAACTATCCTTTATCTTGGGCGACAGTCTATTGCTTTGCGTGGACATGACGAAACGGAAGATTGCACGAACAGAGGGAATTTTCTCGAACTGTTACATCTGCGGGCATCAGATAATCCTGAGCTAGAGCAACACCTGCAAGGAACGTTTAC ATTCAGCAGTCGATAG
- the LOC134187694 gene encoding zinc finger BED domain-containing protein 4-like, whose amino-acid sequence MSAETRRKSPIWEYFEVTEDARFARCKACKMKISRGGQTTKTFNTTNLQHHLRTRHQDRSAAYERAIEEEKVKAKDRKQTKASACFLQQSLLDVRKWDINNSRAQRVHQLIAEMIALDSQPLSIVNDVGFTRLLRELEPRYSLPSRRYITETVLPKVYEEVRSGVRKQVDGVSFFSFTTDGWTSDDGIANFLSLTAHWLTDDFERKSAILHVLPLEEAHTGEYLCHTFLQMLDGWNIKKNQVHLVLRDNAANMVKGMREACVPSYGCFAHTLQLVIGDGLLFQKGVKDLLAVCHRIVSHFKHSSLAHSRLQKIQASLGLPQHRLPQDVSTRWNSSLYMLQAIIEQKMAIAAYSSEYRIPQLTATQLEIAAKVIEVLEPFEEITKAVSSNASTISLVIPFVRMLHRTLKEQHNDKGIQSMKDEILKSLQKRFSDITDNYSLVLATLLDPRFKDKFFSDTSERSFARGLLQEKCHELLLETKSDPDSCAEDTCPPSPKRPQSLLWRSFSDILKETGSCSASSKTPSNIDHYLSEPVIDFHQASCDSWWMENNRRFPLLSELAQRYLSAPATSVPSERVFSDAGNICNDKRNRLAPERTETLLFIKKNFDICKK is encoded by the coding sequence ATGTCGGCGGAGACGAGACGGAAGTCTCCCATTTGGGAGTACTTTGAGGTAACTGAGGACGCAAGATTCGCTCGCTGCAAGGCTTGCAAGATGAAGATATCACGCGGTGGACAGACGACAAAAACCTTCAACACCACAAATCTCCAGCATCACTTGAGAACTCGACACCAAGATAGGAGTGCGGCATACGAAAGGGCCATAGAGGAGGAGAAGGTGAAGGCTAAAGACCGAAAGCAAACCAAGGCATCTGCGTGCTTTCTCCAGCAGTCGTTGCTGGACGTACGGAAATGGGACATCAATAATTCACGCGCACAACGAGTGCATCAATTAATCGCTGAAATGATTGCCCTTGACTCACAGCCCCTGTCAATAGTGAATGATGTCGGGTTTACTCGTCTGCTACGTGAGCTTGAGCCGAGGTATTCTCTTCCTAGTAGAAGATACATAACTGAGACAGTTCTGCCTAAGGTCTATGAAGAAGTGAGGAGTGGAGTCAGGAAACAGGTGGATGGAGTGTCTTTCTTCAGTTTTACCACAGATGGATGGACTTCTGATGATGGTATTGCAAACTTCCTTAGTCTTACTGCTCACTGGTTAACTGATGATTTTGAAAGAAAATCTGCTATCCTTCATGTCCTTCCACTGGAAGAGGCTCACACTGGTGAATACTTGTGTCATACTTTCCTGCAAATGTTGGACGGTTGGAACATAAAGAAGAACCAAGTCCACTTGGTGCTGCGAGACAATGCTGCTAACATGGTCAAGGGAATGAGAGAAGCATGTGTTCCATCTTATGGCTGCTTTGCCCATACACTACAGTTAGTCATTGGGGATGGACTGTTGTTTCAAAAAGGAGTTAAAGATCTGCTTGCCGTCTGCCACAGAATTGTTAGTCACTTTAAACATTCATCACTTGCCCATTCACGTCTGCAAAAGATTCAAGCTAGTCTCGGATTACCTCAGCACCGCCTACCACAAGATGTATCAACCAGATGGAATTCCTCCCTCTACATGCTCCAAGCAATCATAGAACAAAAGATGGCCATAGCTGCTTATTCCTCAGAGTATAGGATTCCCCAACTGACAGCAACACAGCTGGAAATAGCTGCAAAAGTTATTGAGGTACTTGAACCTTTCGAGGAAATCACAAAAGCAGTCTCATCTAATGCATCGACCATATCATTAGTCATTCCGTTTGTTCGAATGCTTCATAGGACGCTGAAAGAGCAACATAATGACAAAGGAATTCAGTCAATGAAGGATGAGATTCTAAAGTCATTGCAAAAGAGATTTTCGGACATAACTGATAACTACTCTTTAGTCTTAGCAACACTGTTGGACCCCAGATTCAAGGACAAGTTTTTCAGTGACACATCAGAAAGAAGTTTTGCTAGAGGTCTTCTTCAGGAGAAATGTCATGAACTACTGCTAGAAACAAAATCAGATCCTGACTCATGTGCAGAGGACACTTGCCCACCCTCTCCTAAGAGACCTCAAAGTTTACTTTGGAGAAGTTTCTCAGATATTTTAAAAGAAACGGGCTCCTgttcagcaagttctaagactCCATCGAACATTGACCATTATCTGTCAGAACCAGTAATAGATTTTCACCAGGCCAGCTGTGACAGCTGGTGGATGGAAAACAACAGAAGATTTCCACTTCTGTCAGAGCTTGCACAACGCTACTTAAGTGCCCCTGCAACATCTGTTCCCTCAGAAAGGGTTTTCTCTGATGCTGGCAACATCTGTAATGATAAACGTAACAGGCTAGCACCCGAGCGAACAGAaacattgttatttattaagaAGAACTTTGACATATGTAAAAAATGA
- the LOC134187692 gene encoding uncharacterized protein LOC134187692 — translation MKRWLQAYKKEWESDPVCSGWLTESKRSAGMAFCSLCTKDLSYKTGGLRTLRTHATSREHVARVQQKNSGWKGTIKASFAPKQENAVSVAATNAVLKLAFFFAEHDVALAVSDHLTPLLPILFPDSKIASAVSAGRTKMTAAVHTVADSMHAHLVSQMKIGFFSIVPDESTDISVFEQVAVSARVIDTTDGLVKSYSLGIKPVPSASATNIFGKIEEMFKDDGIPWRNMIAYGSDGANVMRGSKNSVLTRLKNVQPYLYSIHCTCHQLHLCAQGASKCIPPIVEDFARNVAYFFEKSAKRVARYKEFQAAANVPSHKLIKPSSTRWLSLHQSVSRVLEQWDALEQYFTQDNDVRNASKVKEWVELMAAKSTKAYLYFLKEVLPIFTTVNCRYQTSNVMIHKLYDDQRQLLKILLLNCIKQSSISQTTDCLTLDLDNEALWIDVIDLVISKDCEAIVADMSHFERSAFLTVCRDFYLVAAKEVKRRLPLSCPVLSALRFLCPERGKERSAREIGHLASQFSNVVLPENITKLQREWQRYQTESTSSRSSLPLAIDKHWHELIKRSDASGCQEFPLLSCFASAMLVIPHSSADIERNFSNMGSDKSNTRNSIGTPLLNSLMTIGCNKGQMTCLTFTPTPSMRRELPQHVAKAAGRAKNIKSAATNRSTGVNQEAACAKTPVLVCQSESSAHNPCPMQDLKEPVIQFQTKRRSSSVTKHPPFSRKRPSTSAIHTHPATTASKMSKRGDTPTAHNASSPKVNAFEFLQSQLLHHNENLDSKEIWTYRGSEYLLAPSLCQSRIDGRDGSNACTVIAAQVCQLILLQKDSFLLPPETSFLEETLVNAMRAGNATYDQMGLKGFLSAYDVVSMEPSPTLLASEDYFIRPGCWQGLVDFVSGRLRSFTDDKVVAGVLVVSPYSFAVCYLQEHSLFIVFDSHSHGNAGGLIGRVPKNFAAKYFEEFLGRHYAHLEFVPSSSNKVAQFTSLIVKDLW, via the coding sequence ATGAAACGATGGCTACAGGCCTACAAGAAGGAGTGGGAGAGCGATCCTGTATGCTCTGGTTGGTTAACAGAGTCGAAGAGAAGTGCAGGCATGGCCTTCTGCAGTCTGTGCACTAAGGACCTCAGCTACAAGACTGGCGGTCTTAGGACCTTGCGTACCCACGCAACCTCGCGGGAGCACGTTGCAAGAGTACAACAAAAAAATTCTGGATGGAAAGGCACTATCAAGGCCAGCTTTGCTCCAAAGCAAGAGAACGCTGTTTCGGTAGCTGCAACAAACGCCGTTCTAAAATTGGCATTCTTCTTTGCTGAGCATGACGTAGCTCTTGCAGTGTCTGATCATCTGACTCCACTGCTTCCAATCCTTTTCCCGGATTCTAAGATTGCTTCAGCCGTTTCTGCCGGGCGCACCAAAATGACTGCAGCCGTGCACACCGTTGCTGATAGCATGCACGCACATCTCGTTTCCCAGATGAAAATTGGATTTTTCAGCATCGTTCCTGATGAATCTACTGATATATCAGTGTTTGAACAGGTGGCAGTATCAGCTCGCGTGATCGACACTACAGATGGATTGGTGAAGTCCTATAGTTTGGGCATTAAACCAGTCCCGTCAGCGTCTGCTACCAACATTTTCGGCAAGATTGAAGAAATGTTCAAAGATGATGGTATTCCATGGAGAAACATGATCGCTTATGGATCAGATGGGGCCAACGTCATGCGTGGATCAAAGAATTCTGTTTTGACTAGGCTCAAGAACGTTCAACCTTACCTGTATTCTATTCACTGCACATGTCATCAGCTCCACCTTTGTGCTCAGGGTGCTTCTAAATGCATACCACCCATAGTAGAAGACTTCGCTAGGAATGTGGCATACTTTTTTGAGAAAAGTGCAAAACGTGTCGCGAGATACAAAGAGTTTCAGGCAGCTGCAAACGTTCCTTCACACAAGCTCATAAAACCGTCCTCTACAAGATGGCTCAGCTTGCATCAAAGTGTATCAAGAGTCTTGGAGCAGTGGGACGCTCTTGAACAGTACTTCACCCAAGACAACGATGTAAGGAACGCTTCAAAAGTAAAGGAGTGGGTTGAATTGATGGCAGCCAAGTCCACTAAAGCCTACCTATACTTTCTGAAGGAAGTCTTACCTATTTTTACAACAGTGAACTGCCGCTATCAGACAAGCAATGTTATGATTCACAAACTGTATGATGACCAGCGACAACTTCTGAAGATACTTCTTCTCAACTGCATCAAGCAGTCAAGCATAAGCCAAACCACTGATTGCCTTACCCTTGACCTAGACAATGAGGCACTGTGGATTGATGTGATAGATTTGGTTATCAGCAAGGACTGCGAGGCTATTGTGGCAGATATGTCTCATTTTGAAAGGAGCGCTTTCCTGACTGTATGTCGAGATTTTTATCTTGTGGCAGCAAAAGAGGTCAAACGTCGATTGCCTCTGTCATGCCCTGTTCTATCTGCTCTCCGGTTTCTATGCCCCGAAAGAGGCAAGGAACGCTCAGCAAGAGAAATTGGCCACCTAGCTAGCCAATTCTCGAATGTTGTCCTCCCAGAGAATATTACCAAGCTGCAGCGGGAGTGGCAGCGCTATCAGACCGAGAGCACTTCTAGTCGAAGTTCATTACCTCTGGCTATAGACAAACACTGGCATGAATTGATTAAAAGGTCAGATGCCTCTGGCTGCCAGGAATTTCCTCTTTTATCTTGTTTTGCATCAGCTATGCTAGTTATACCACATTCTAGTGCAGATATCGAACGAAATTTTTCAAACATGGGCAGCGACAAATCCAATACCCGCAACAGTATCGGTACGCCCTTGCTTAACAGCTTGATGACAATTGGTTGCAATAAAGGTCAAATGACGTGCTTAACGTTTACACCCACGCCATCGATGAGACGGGAGCTGCCACAACATGTGGCTAAGGCAGCTGGTCGTGCCAAGAATATCAAGTCCGCTGCAACAAATAGGAGCACTGGAGTAAATCAAGAAGCAGCTTGTGCAAAGACACCCGTCCTAGTGTGTCAATCTGAATCATCTGCACACAACCCATGCCCAATGCAAGATTTGAAAGAACCTGTTATTCAATTCCAGACAAAACGCAGATCTAGTTCAGTTACAAAGCATCCTCCTTTCTCACGCAAGCGTCCAAGTACTTCTGCTATCCACACCCATCCTGCCACAACGGCCAGCAAAATGAGCAAACGAGGTGATACTCCAACAGCCCATAATGCAAGTAGTCCGAAAGTTAATGCATTTGAGTTTCTTCAATCACAGTTACTTCACCACAATGAGAATCTAGACTCTAAAGAGATATGGACATACCGGGGTTCAGAATACCTATTAGCACCTTCGCTCTGCCAGTCTCGTATTGATGGACGTGATGGCAGCAATGCTTGCACTGTCATAGCAGCTCAAGTGTGTCAGCTGATTCTTTTGCAGAAAGACTCGTTTTTACTACCGCCTGAAACCTCTTTCCTAGAAGAGACTCTTGTCAACGCTATGAGGGCAGGAAATGCTACGTACGATCAGATGGGCTTGAAGGGGTTTCTGAGTGCATACGATGTTGTAAGCATGGAACCCTCGCCCACCCTTCTAGCTTCGGAGGATTATTTCATACGACCGGGATGTTGGCAGGGGCTAGTAGATTTTGTCTCCGGCAGGCTACGTTCTTTCACTGATGACAAAGTGGTGGCTGGCGTGCTAGTTGTATCACCTTATTCATTTGCAGTGTGCTACCTGCAGGAACACAGCTTGTTCATTGTGTTTGACAGCCATTCACATGGTAACGCAGGTGGCTTGATTGGCAGAGTGCCAAAGAATTTTGCTGCTAAATACTTTGAAGAGTTCCTTGGTCGCCACTATGCACACCTAGAATTTGTTCCTTCTAGTAGCAACAAAGTAGCGCAATTTACAAGCTTAATCGTTAAGGATTTGTGGTAA
- the LOC134187693 gene encoding zinc finger MYM-type protein 1-like, with protein MSHGQTRMSSNVENVSQKKTKNTTKLPSLLLPSKKLCRKTWTFRKKASASFLETPCSGRTAKVLQDKEKTLAFHDVRPLITLSKVNAECHDEYGRTAAGYLAQMKKFSTYLGLKMSHLIFGAGEQLSISLQGKDTTLQEATAAADLAVCHLERLRTDEKFHSFYEDVVKCSKNLTAPPCLPRYRRPPQRLDEAGLTSHEFSSPECYFKQQYFEVLDLLVNKLKRRFQQKRGMPVAATIEKLPLDAVNGTYTMDGTALPEELQLYKDDLDLSRLKYQLSMLPDVVQVRYRKLENNPPITEVTNVRTICSIMADISLRKEMLSEVVHLIKLFYTIPVTTSTAERTFSALRRLKTYLRTTMSQERLNHAMSLYVHKDRTDNIDLDEIANSFITVNERRRNFFGHV; from the exons ATGTCTCACGGTCAGACG CGCATGAGTTCGAATGTTGAGAACGTTTCACA GAAGAAGACCAAAAATACCACTAAACTGCCGTCGCTTCTTCTACCATCGAAGAAACTTTGTCGGAAGACATGGACATTCAGAAAGAAAGCTAGCGCCTCGTTTCTCGAGACTCCTTGCAGTGGACGCACCGCGAAGGTGCTTCAGGACAAGGAAAAAACTTTAGCATTCCATGACGTCCGTCCATTGATCACACTTTCG AAGGTTAATGCTGAATGCCACGATGAGTATGGGCGTACAGCTGCTGGGTACCTTGCTCAAATGAAAAAGTTTAGTACGTATCTCGGTCTCAAAATGTCTCATTTAATCTTTGGTGCTGGTGAGCAGCTATCCATATCATTGCAGGGGAAAGACACAACTTTGCAGGAGGCTACGGCAGCGGCAGATTTAGCAGTATGTCATCTTGAACGGCTGAGGACTGATGAGAAGTTTCATTCGTTTTATGAGGATGTAGTCAAATGCTCAAAGAATCTCACAGCACCACCTTGCCTCCCAAGATACAGGCGTCCACCACAAAGACTGGATGAGGCAGGCTTAACTAGCCATGAATTTTCTTCCCCTGAATGTTATTTCAAGCAGCAGTATTTTGAAGTGTTAGATTTGCTGGTTAATAAACTCAAACGACGGTTCCAGCAGAAGAGAGGTATGCCTGTGGCAGCTACTATTGAGAAGCTACCATTAGATGCAGTAAATGGTACGTACACCATGGATGGTACTGCTTTACCAGAAGAACTACAACTCTACAAAGATGACCTTGATTTATCTCGACTGAAATACCAGCTATCAATGCTTCCAGATGTTGTCCAAGTCAGATATCGAAAGCTTGAAAACAATCCACCAATTACAGAAGTGACAAATGTAAGAACAATATGTTCTATCATGGCTGATATTTCTCTCCGTAAGGAGATGCTTTCAGAAGTTGTTCACTTGATTAAACTTTTCTACACTATTCCTGTCACCACCTCTACTGCTGAGAGAACATTTTCAGCACTTAGGAGATTGAAGACATATCTGAGAACCACAATGAGTCAGGAAAGACTAAATCATGCAATGTCTCTCTATGTGCACAAGGACAGAACGGATAACATAGATCTAGATGAAATTGCAAATTCCTTTATAACTGTTAAtgagaggagaagaaacttTTTTGGTCATGTTTAG
- the LOC134187864 gene encoding zinc finger MYM-type protein 1-like: protein MYGLICDETTDVSRQEQMSICVRYVSESMTVKERFLGFWPAESTDGKSLFNLLNQALNELGIPVGQMRAQCYDGASNMRGRYKGVCTRFQEVEKRALYIHCHAHVLNLTLANACSAVQDIRNVLGVVNSLYKLLEGSAKRHSRFQAIQEKLGGSSVTLKRLCETRWSSRYEAVHAIKSSFDAIIHTLEAISTEDAELGPEASCLLKSVQTFHFFFYISVLEEVLGKTAVLSRYLQGRRVELSGVKSKVSSTIKAVGALREDFQDVWKNTEDIASKLSLELPQLPRKRKVAQRLAMDGGGTPYYPQSCQEQYKLVYNEVVDIVRMEMKERFRENEYEVLAAVEKLLVDSLTESRPDRSSLQTVCTFYGNDFNSGRLEHELEIFYGNIQAYQGEPDWTVESEEGTDLPELVKVRTFFNKGTNRDCYPETCKLLKTLLVIPASSSECERSFSTLRRLKTWLRTSMGQERLTSLALLTVEREECRKLECRVEDLVAEFGSSGRRRLLLN from the coding sequence ATGTATGGACTGATTTGTGACGAAACCACAGACGTATCGAGACAAGAGCAGATGTCCATTTGTGTTAGGTACGTAAGTGAATCAATGACAGTAAAGGAACGCTTCTTGGGCTTTTGGCCAGCCGAAAGTACCGATGGAAAGTCACTGTTCAATCTTCTAAATCAAGCTTTGAATGAGTTAGGAATTCCTGTAGGTCAAATGAGAGCTCAGTGCTATGACGGTGCGTCCAATATGCGAGGGAGATACAAAGGTGTCTGTACTCGTTTTCAGGAAGTGGAAAAGAGAGCTCTATACATCCACTGCCATGCTCACGTGCTGAACCTTACTCTAGCGAATGCTTGTTCCGCGGTCCAGGATATTAGAAACGTTCTTGGAGTGGTAAACAGCCTCTACAAACTGCTGGAAGGATCGGCAAAGAGACATTCGCGGTTTCAGGCTATCCAGGAGAAGCTAGGAGGCAGTTCTGTCACTCTCAAGAGACTTTGTGAAACTAGATGGTCTTCACGCTATGAAGCTGTACATGCTATCAAGTCCAGTTTTGATGCGATCATTCACACTCTTGAAGCAATTTCAACTGAAGATGCCGAATTAGGACCAGAAGCATCCTGTCTTCTGAAGTCTGTTCAGACTTTCCACTTCTTCTTCTATATTTCAGTGTTGGAAGAGGTACTTGGGAAAACTGCTGTTCTTTCACGCTACTTACAAGGTCGGCGTGTCGAGCTGTCTGGAGTCAAGTCGAAAGTTTCTAGCACAATCAAAGCCGTGGGTGCACTTCGTGAAGACTTTCAAGACGTCTGGAAAAATACTGAAGACATTGCGTCAAAACTAAGCTTGGAACTTCCACAACTTCCGCGCAAACGTAAAGTAGCACAGCGACTGGCCATGGATGGTGGTGGTACACCATATTACCCTCAGTCTTGTCAAGAGCAATATAAACTGGTTTACAATGAGGTCGTAGATATCGTGCGAATGGAAATGAAAGAGAGATTTCGTGAGAATGAATATGAAGTTCTGGCTGCAGTCGAAAAACTTCTAGTAGACTCACTGACAGAGAGCCGACCAGACCGGTCGAGTCTTCAGACAGTGTGCACATTTTATGGCAACGACTTCAATTCTGGCCGACTTGAGCATGAACTTGAAATTTTTTATGGTAATATTCAAGCGTACCAAGGCGAACCGGACTGGACTGTAGAGAGTGAAGAGGGAACTGACTTGCCCGAACTTGTAAAAGTCCGGACGTTCTTCAACAAAGGCACTAACAGGGACTGCTACCCAGAAACTTGTAAGCTTCTTAAGACACTTCTTGTCATTCCTGCATCTTCATCGGAATGTGAACGATCATTTTCCACTCTCCGTCGTTTGAAAACGTGGCTCAGAACGTCGATGGGACAAGAACGTCTGACTAGTCTAGCACTCCTGACAGTCGAGCGCGAAGAATGTCGAAAATTGGAGTGTAGAGTGGAAGACCTTGTTGCAGAGTTTGGGTCTAGTGGACGAAGGCGTTTACTGTTAAATTAG